Proteins encoded within one genomic window of Plasmodium cynomolgi strain B DNA, chromosome 11, whole genome shotgun sequence:
- a CDS encoding membrane protein pf12 precursor (putative) — MTNKEKICTLKPDVLDKVIIKCGSEKKKYELLPNNCFEQVYTSKSIKNAQNLVQYLPGAAAIVKRNQKKQNSEGKKNYDDVFFRVPPNMDSEEKAIYCLCQNKAKIKVRKVSGEIYDKEIFNIGIAEVLIPSLPKKIDGCDFTQNDSTLFTKGYDANFYKTVENKDDVICRIRATEGQFIGFKCPADYDIEPEECFLQGFNLNGKKEQLRNKLNLTDLVLDHYNKIFYARVPQNIYQSMNFFCACVLKEKRLVAHFEFIATADGLGESGVLYFVL, encoded by the exons ATgacaaataaagaaaaaatatgcacccTGAAACCAGACGTGCTAGATAAAGTAATAATCAAATGTGggtcggaaaaaaaaaaatacgagtTACTACCAAATAACTGCTTCGAGCAAGTATACACATCCAAGTCGATAAAAAACGCACAGAACTTAGTGCAATATCTACCCGGAGCTGCCGCCATCGTAAAGAGGAatcaaaagaaacaaaactcagaaggaaagaaaaactacGACGATGTATTTTTTCGAGTCCCACCTAACATGGATAGCGAAGAAAAGGCAATCTACTGTCTCTGTCAAAATAAAGCCAAAATTAAGGTCCGAAAAGTAAGCGGAGAAATATACGATAAGGAGATATTTAACATCGGAATTGCAGAAGTTTTGATTCCATCCCTTCCTAAAAAGATCGATGGTTGTGATTTTACTCAAAATGACTCAACCTTGTTCACAAAAGGATACGATGCGAATTTCTATAAAACGGTTGAAAATAAAGACGATGTTATTTGTAGAATTAGAGCTACTGAAGGTCAATTTATTGGGTTCAAGTGCCCAGCTGACTATGACATCGAACCTGAGGAATGCTTTTTACAAGGGTTTAATCTCAATGGCAAGAAGGAACAACTTCGGAACAAGCTTAACCTAACAGATCTAGTATTAGATCACTACAATAAGATTTTTTATGCTCGTGTTCCTCAGAATATATATCAAAGTAtgaactttttttgtgcatgtgttttaaaggaaaagagaTTAGTTGCTCACTTTGAGTTTATTGCCACTGCAGATGGTTTGGGTGAATCAG GAGTCCTTTACTTTGTGTTGTAG
- a CDS encoding PP-loop family protein (putative), with protein MEGGGVARAACEECGEKNVCMMKPSNRKKLCRDCFTEGFEEDVHETILKKNMFDEKDKICIAVSGGKDSSVLAHVLVHIKRKHNYKWDLFLLAIDEGIKGYRDDSLKIVFKLQEKYNLPLKVLKFEDIFTYSMDTVVSFIGKKNNCTVCGVFRRQAMERGALLFNATKLVTGHNADDLAETILMNMCRGDLEKLAKGVDAMSAGKMGTSEVGKEAVGKEAVGKEAVEKEEMEKGEPLMWCYEKEIVLYAFYKKLDYFSTECTYSPNSFRGNLRSFIKDLEMINPQFIVNIIHSSEFFYHNSSRRKVLQMCTRCGAYTSNPVCKACLIVEGLRNYKDNSFLYANTRKKKGGEKGERRRIPIRYDLGTGAEDAVAHVEGAKSDSNANVGGGAEAPA; from the exons ATGGAGGGCGGGGGGGTAGCCAGGGCGGCCTGCGAGGAGTGCGGGGAGAAAAACGTGTGCATGATGAAACCCTCCAATAGGAAGAAGCTCTGCAGGGACTGCTTCACCGAGGGATTCGAAGAAGACGTACACGAGACCatcctaaaaaaaaacatgtttGATGAGAAGGACAAAATCTGCATTGCCGTGTCGGGTGGAAAGGACTCTAGTGTCCTAGCACACGTCCTTGTTCACATCAAAAGGAAGCACAACTACAAATGGGACCTATTCCTCTTAGCCATCGATGAGGGCATAAAAGGGTATCGTGATGACTcactaaaaattgtatttaaGCTTCAGGAGAAGTACAATCTGCCCCTTAAAGTCCTAAAGTTCGAGGATATTTTCACCTACAGTATGGATACTGTTGTTAGTTTTAttgggaagaagaacaactGCACCGTTTGCGGGGTCTTTCGGAGACAGGCAATGGAGAGGGGTGCACTACTATTTAATGCAACGAAGCTAGTGACGGGGCATAATGCCGACGACTTGGCAGAGACCATTCTTATGAATATGTGCAGGGGCGATTTGGAGAAGCTGGCCAAGGGCGTGGACGCGATGTCGGCGGGGAAAATGGGCACATCAGAGGTGGGGAAAGAAGCGGTGGGGAAAGAAGCGGTGGGGAAAGAAGCGGtggagaaagaagaaatggagaaaggTGAG CCCCTCATGTGGTGTTACGAGAAGGAAATCGTCCTGTAcgcattttacaaaaagttgGACTACTTCAGCACGGAGTGCACCTACTCTCCCAACTCATTCCGTGGAAATTTACGGAGCTTCATAAAAGATCTAGAAATGATTAACCCGCAGTTCATAgttaatattattcattCCTCGGAGTTCTTTTATCacaacagcagcaggaggaaggTGCTTCAAATGTGCACTCGCTGTGGTGCGTACACGTCCAACCCGGTGTGCAAAGCTTGCCTAATCGTGGAGGGGCTGCGAAATTATAAAGATAATTCGTTTCTATACGCCAAtacgaggaagaagaaagggggggagaagggggagaggcgCCGCATCCCCATACGGTACGACCTGGGTACGGGTGCGGAAGATGCCGTTGCACATGTGGAAGGTGCCAAGAGTGATAGCAATGCCAATGTAGGGGGTGGTGCGGAAGCTCCTGCTTAA